The following proteins come from a genomic window of Thermoleophilaceae bacterium:
- the fdh gene encoding formate dehydrogenase, translating to MEQLRGDPKALGRAARSERSRELRPRTASADRVVQSICPYCAVGCGQKVYVQDGEITQIEGDPDSPISRGRLCPKGAASKQFVQSPERVYTVRYRPPNARDWQDLDLDTAMDMIADRVIAARESGWEDELPEGGKLHRTMGFGHLGGATLDNEENYLIKKFFTAMGAVQIENQARIUHSSTVPSLGTSFGRGGATTFQQDLQNSDCIVIQGSNMAECHPVGFQWVMEAKQHGAKIIHVDPRFTRTSALADLHVPLRAGSDIAFLGGIVNYILENERWFPEYVDRYTNAATIINEGYTDAEDGDGLFSGWDPDSGQYTQDSWQYEGMVTYASAGKREEGSLLGEQSHGAHGGRLEHGEPPEVDHTLQHPRCVFQLLKRHYRRYTPEMVERICGVPKETFLEVAESLCENSGRERTSAFCYAVGWTQHTVGVQYIRAAAIVQLLLGNIGRPGGGILALRGHASIQGSTDIPTLYNILPGYLPMPHPHAHQNHRGYVEANAAHAGYWGHMEEYFTSLMKAWYGDAATEETDWAFDNLPRINGSHSAYQTALDMLDGKVSGYFVMGENPAVGSSNSRLHRLALAELDWLVVRDTSLIESATFWQDGPEVETGEIVPEDCGTEIFFLPAAAHTEKDGTFTNTQRLLQWHHKAVEPKGDCRSELWFMYHLGKRVREKLAASGDPKDRAVLDLTWDYPTHGPHDEPEAEAVLREINGYETAGGDPVPGYTSLKADGSTACGCWIYSGCYADGVNQTARRKPGGEQDWVAAEWAWAWPMNRRIIYNRASADPDGKPWSERKKYVWWDPEEGEWTGYDVPDFKASMPPDYEPSRNSRAEDALRGDQPFVMQADGRGWLYVPAGLTDGPFPTHYEPHESPVENLLYGQQSNPAREQFQRPGNEDNAGGVFPYVVTTYRLTEHHTAGGMSRTVPHLSELQPEMFCEISPELAAERGLEHGEWATIVSARSAIEARVLVTERMAPLRMDGRTVHQVGLPYHWGWRGVSVGDSANDLFAIVLDPNVHIQEAKAATCDIVPGRRPRGPALPAFVAGYRGRRS from the coding sequence GAGCTGAGGCCGCGGACGGCCTCCGCGGACCGGGTGGTGCAGTCCATCTGCCCTTATTGCGCCGTGGGCTGCGGCCAGAAGGTCTACGTGCAGGACGGGGAGATCACCCAGATCGAGGGCGACCCTGACTCGCCGATCTCGCGCGGGCGCCTGTGTCCCAAGGGCGCGGCCTCGAAGCAGTTCGTCCAGAGCCCCGAGCGCGTGTACACGGTGCGCTACCGCCCGCCCAACGCCCGCGACTGGCAGGACCTGGACCTCGACACCGCGATGGACATGATCGCCGACCGCGTGATTGCCGCCCGTGAGTCCGGCTGGGAGGACGAGCTGCCCGAGGGCGGCAAGCTGCACCGGACGATGGGCTTCGGGCACCTCGGCGGGGCCACGCTCGACAACGAGGAGAACTACCTCATCAAGAAGTTCTTCACGGCGATGGGCGCGGTGCAGATCGAGAACCAGGCGCGCATATGACACAGCTCCACGGTCCCGAGTCTCGGGACCTCGTTCGGTCGCGGCGGCGCCACCACCTTCCAGCAGGACCTGCAGAACTCCGACTGCATCGTCATCCAGGGCTCGAACATGGCCGAGTGCCACCCCGTGGGCTTCCAGTGGGTGATGGAGGCCAAGCAGCACGGGGCGAAGATCATCCACGTCGACCCGCGCTTCACGCGCACGAGCGCGCTGGCGGACCTGCACGTGCCGCTGCGTGCCGGCAGCGACATTGCGTTCCTGGGCGGGATCGTCAATTACATCCTCGAGAACGAGCGCTGGTTCCCGGAATACGTGGACCGCTACACGAACGCCGCGACCATCATCAACGAGGGCTACACCGACGCCGAGGACGGCGACGGCCTGTTCTCCGGCTGGGACCCCGACAGCGGCCAGTACACGCAGGACAGCTGGCAGTACGAGGGCATGGTCACCTACGCGTCGGCGGGCAAGCGCGAGGAGGGCTCGCTGCTGGGCGAGCAGTCACACGGCGCGCATGGGGGCCGCCTCGAGCACGGCGAGCCGCCGGAGGTGGACCACACCCTGCAGCACCCGCGCTGTGTGTTCCAGCTGCTCAAGCGCCACTACCGGCGCTACACCCCGGAGATGGTGGAGAGGATCTGCGGCGTCCCGAAGGAGACGTTCCTCGAGGTGGCGGAGTCGCTCTGCGAGAACTCCGGCCGTGAGCGAACCAGCGCCTTCTGCTACGCGGTGGGCTGGACGCAGCACACCGTGGGCGTCCAGTACATCCGCGCCGCCGCCATCGTCCAGCTGCTGCTGGGCAACATCGGGCGGCCGGGCGGCGGGATCCTGGCCCTGCGCGGCCACGCGTCGATCCAGGGCTCCACCGACATTCCGACGCTCTACAACATCCTGCCGGGTTACCTGCCCATGCCGCATCCCCATGCGCACCAGAACCACCGCGGGTACGTGGAGGCCAACGCCGCGCACGCCGGCTACTGGGGCCACATGGAGGAGTACTTCACGAGCCTGATGAAGGCCTGGTACGGAGACGCCGCCACGGAGGAGACCGACTGGGCCTTCGACAACCTGCCCAGGATCAACGGCAGCCACTCCGCCTATCAGACGGCGCTCGACATGCTGGACGGCAAGGTGAGCGGCTACTTCGTGATGGGGGAGAACCCTGCCGTCGGCTCCTCGAACTCGAGGCTCCACCGGCTGGCGCTGGCCGAGCTGGACTGGCTGGTGGTGCGCGACACCTCGCTGATCGAGAGCGCCACCTTCTGGCAGGACGGCCCGGAGGTCGAGACGGGCGAGATCGTGCCGGAGGACTGCGGCACCGAGATCTTCTTCCTGCCGGCGGCCGCCCACACGGAGAAGGACGGGACCTTCACCAACACCCAGCGCCTGCTCCAGTGGCACCACAAGGCGGTGGAGCCCAAGGGCGACTGCCGCTCCGAGCTGTGGTTCATGTACCACCTCGGCAAGCGGGTGCGGGAGAAGCTCGCCGCCTCGGGCGACCCCAAGGACCGCGCCGTGCTCGACCTCACGTGGGACTACCCGACGCACGGCCCGCACGACGAGCCCGAGGCCGAGGCCGTGCTGCGGGAGATCAACGGCTACGAGACCGCCGGCGGCGATCCCGTGCCGGGCTACACCTCGCTGAAGGCCGACGGCTCGACCGCCTGCGGCTGCTGGATCTACTCCGGCTGCTACGCGGACGGCGTGAACCAGACGGCGCGGCGCAAGCCCGGGGGCGAGCAGGACTGGGTGGCGGCCGAGTGGGCCTGGGCATGGCCGATGAACCGGCGCATCATCTACAACCGCGCCTCGGCCGATCCCGACGGCAAGCCGTGGTCGGAGCGCAAGAAGTACGTCTGGTGGGACCCCGAGGAGGGCGAGTGGACGGGCTACGACGTGCCGGACTTCAAGGCGTCCATGCCGCCGGACTACGAGCCGTCCAGGAATTCGCGCGCGGAGGACGCCCTGCGCGGCGACCAGCCGTTCGTCATGCAGGCGGACGGCCGCGGCTGGCTGTACGTGCCGGCGGGGCTGACCGACGGGCCCTTCCCGACCCACTATGAGCCGCATGAGTCGCCCGTCGAGAACCTGCTCTACGGCCAGCAGTCCAACCCCGCGCGCGAGCAGTTCCAGCGGCCGGGCAACGAGGACAACGCCGGGGGCGTGTTCCCGTACGTGGTCACCACCTACCGGCTCACCGAGCACCACACCGCGGGCGGCATGAGCCGCACCGTGCCCCACCTGTCCGAGCTCCAGCCGGAGATGTTCTGTGAGATCTCGCCCGAGCTGGCCGCCGAGCGCGGGCTCGAGCACGGCGAGTGGGCCACGATCGTCTCCGCCCGGAGCGCGATCGAGGCGCGCGTGCTCGTGACCGAGCGGATGGCGCCGCTGCGCATGGACGGCCGCACCGTGCACCAGGTGGGCCTGCCCTACCACTGGGGATGGCGCGGGGTGTCGGTGGGCGACTCCGCCAACGACCTCTTCGCGATCGTGCTCGACCCCAACGTGCACATCCAGGAGGCCAAGGCCGCCACCTGCGACATCGTGCCGGGGCGCCGTCCGCGCGGGCCGGCGCTGCCGGCGTTCGTGGCGGGGTACCGCGGGCGCCGCTCATGA
- a CDS encoding 4Fe-4S dicluster domain-containing protein, producing the protein MTYGPEQRERVGFFTDTSVCIGCKACEVACKEWNGIPDDHQGFTGESYDNTSELNANTWRHVAFVEQRVPLSADDGEGDLVKVAAANELAQENGGMAADGGMRWLMSSDVCKHCTHAACLDVCPTGALFRTEFDTVVVQEDVCNGCGYCVPACPFGVLDRREEDGRVWKCTLCYDRLKDDREPACAQACPTDSIQFGEHDELLTRARARVESLKEQGLADARLYLDGPGDGIGAAGAFFLLLDEPEVYGLPPDPVDTTFDLPEIWRAVGAAALAVGAGVAAAFIGGRR; encoded by the coding sequence ATGACCTACGGGCCGGAACAGCGGGAGCGCGTGGGCTTCTTCACCGACACCTCGGTCTGCATCGGCTGCAAGGCGTGTGAGGTGGCGTGCAAGGAGTGGAACGGGATCCCCGACGACCACCAGGGCTTCACCGGAGAGTCCTATGACAACACCAGCGAGCTGAACGCCAACACCTGGCGACACGTGGCGTTCGTGGAGCAGCGGGTGCCGCTCAGCGCCGACGACGGCGAGGGCGACCTCGTGAAGGTCGCCGCCGCCAACGAGCTCGCGCAGGAGAACGGCGGGATGGCGGCGGACGGCGGCATGCGCTGGCTGATGTCCTCGGACGTCTGCAAGCACTGCACGCACGCGGCCTGCCTCGACGTGTGTCCCACCGGGGCTCTGTTTCGCACCGAGTTCGACACCGTCGTCGTGCAGGAGGACGTCTGCAACGGCTGCGGCTACTGCGTGCCGGCCTGCCCGTTCGGCGTGCTCGACCGGCGCGAGGAGGACGGCCGGGTGTGGAAGTGCACTCTCTGCTACGACCGCCTGAAGGACGACAGGGAGCCCGCCTGCGCGCAGGCGTGCCCGACCGATTCGATCCAGTTCGGCGAGCACGACGAGCTGCTCACGCGCGCACGCGCGCGGGTTGAGAGCCTGAAGGAGCAGGGGCTGGCCGACGCGCGCCTCTACCTCGATGGGCCCGGCGACGGCATCGGCGCCGCCGGCGCCTTCTTCCTCCTGCTCGACGAGCCCGAGGTGTACGGGCTGCCGCCCGACCCGGTGGACACCACCTTCGACCTGCCGGAGATCTGGCGGGCGGTGGGAGCGGCGGCGCTGGCAGTGGGGGCGGGCGTGGCCGCGGCCTTCATCGGCGGGCGGCGATGA